Proteins from one Phocoena sinus isolate mPhoSin1 chromosome 8, mPhoSin1.pri, whole genome shotgun sequence genomic window:
- the SIDT2 gene encoding LOW QUALITY PROTEIN: SID1 transmembrane family member 2 (The sequence of the model RefSeq protein was modified relative to this genomic sequence to represent the inferred CDS: deleted 2 bases in 2 codons), with translation MFALGLPFFALLVASVESHLGVLGPKNVSQKDAEFERTYVDEVNSELVNIYTFNHTVTRNRTEGVRVSVNVLNKQKGAPLLFVVRQKEAVVSFQVPLILRGMFQRKYLYQKVERTLCQPPTKNESEVQFFYVDVSTLSPVNTTYQLRVSRMDDFVLRTGEQFSFNTTAAQPQYFKYEFPEGVDSVIVKVTSNKAFPCSVISIQDVLCPVYDLDNNVAFIGMYQTMTKKAAITVQRKDFPSNSFYVVVVVKTEDQACGGSLPFYPFIEDEPVDQGHRQKTLSVLVSRAVTSEAYVGGMLFCLGIFLSFYLLTVLLACWENWRQRKKSLLVAVDRACPESGHPRVLADSFPGSSPYEGYNYGSFENGSGSTGSTDGLVGSAGPGDLSYNYQGHDQFKRRLPFGQMRQLCIAMDHSLDPVGTRPRLDSMSSVEEDDYDTLADIDSDKNVIAPRCQYLCVADLARKDKRVLRKKYQIYFWNIATIAVFYALPVVQLVITYQTVVNVTGNQDICYYNFLCAHPLGNLSAFNNILSNLGYILLGLLFLLVILQREINHNRALLRNDLYALECGIPKHFGLFYAMGTALMMEGLLSACYHVCPNYTNFQFDTSFMYMIAGLCMLKLYQKRHPDINASAYSAYACLAIVIFFSVLGVVFGKGNTAFWVIFSVIHIIATLLLSTQLYYMGRWKLDSGICRRILHVLYTDCIRQCSGPLYVDRMVLLVMGNIINWSLAAYGLIMRPNDFASYLLAIGICNLLLYFAFYIIMKLRSGERIKLIPLLCIICTSVVWGFALFFFFQGLSTWQKTPAESREHNRDCILLDFFDDHDIWHFLSSIAMFGSFLVLLTLDDDLDTVQRDKIYVF, from the exons ACAGAGGGCGTGAGAGTGTCCGTGAATGTCCTGAACAAGCAGAAGGGGGCTCCTTTGCTGTTTGTGGTCCGCCAGAAGGAGGCGGTGGTGTCCTTCCAGGTGCCCCTGATCCTGCGAGGGAT GTTTCAGCGCAAGTACCTCTACCAAAAGGTGGAACGAACGCTGTGTCAGCCCCCCACCAAGAATGAGTCCGAGGTCCAGTTCTTCTACGTGGATGTGTCCACTCTGTCACCAGTCAACACCACGTACCAGCTCCGCGTCAGCCGAATGGATGACTTCGTGCTCAG GACCGGAGAGCAGTTCAGCTTTAATACCACGGCGGCGCAGCCCCAG TACTTCAAGTATGAGTTCCCGGAAGGAGTGGACTCAGTCATTGTCAAGGTGACCTCCAACAAGGCCTTCCCCTGCTCAGTCATCTCCATCCAGGATGTCCTG TGCCCTGTCTATGACCTAGACAACAACGTAGCCTTCATTGGCATGTACCAGACTATGACCAAGAAGGCAGCCATCACCGTGCAG CGCAAAGACTTCCCCAGCAACAGCTTTTACGTGGTAGTGGTGGTGAAAACTGAAGACCAAGCCTGTGGAGGCTCCCTGCCTTTCTACCCCTTTATAGAAG ATGAACCGGTCGATCAGGGGCACCGCCAGAAGACCCTGTCAGTGTTGGTCTCTCGAGCAGTCACGT CCGAGGCCTACGTTGGCGGTATGCTCTTTTGCCTGGGCatatttctctccttctacctGCTTACCGTGCTCCTGGCCTGCTGGGAGAACTGGAG gcagaggaagaagagccTTCTGGTGGCCGTGGACCGAGCCTGCCCAGAAAGCG GTCACCCTCGGGTCCTGGCCGATTCCTTCCCTGGCAGCTCCCCGTACGAGGGCTACAACTACGGCTCCTTTG AGAATGGTTCCGGCTCCACTGGATCCACGGACGGTCTGGTTGGCAGCGCGGGCCCTGGGGACCTCTCCTACAATTACCAGG GGCACGACCAGTTCAAGCGACGCCTCCCCTTTGGCCAGATGCGGCAGCTGTGCATTGCCATGG ACCATTCCCTTGATCCTGTGGGCACCCGGCCACGACTG GACTCCATGAGCTCTGTGGAGGAGGACGACTATGACACATTGGCC GACATCGATTCAGACAAGAATGTCATCGCACCAAGGTGT CAATACCTCTGCGTGGCTGACCTGGCACGCAAGGACAAACGCGTCCTGCGGAAAAAGTACCAGATCTACTTCTG GAACATTGCCACCATTGCTGTCTTCTATGCACTTCCTGTGGTGCAGCTGGTGATCACCTACCAGACG GTGGTGAATGTCACAGGGAACCAGGACATCTGCTACTACAACTTCCTCTGCGCCCACCCTCTAGGCAACCTCAG CGCTTTCAACAACATCCTCAGCAACCTGGGGTACATCCTGCTGGGGCTGCTCTTCCTGCTGGTCATTCTGCAGCGGGAGATCAACCACAACCGGGCCCTGCTGCGCAACGACCTCTACGCCCTG GAATGTGGGATCCCCAAACACTTTGGCCTCTTCTATGCCATGGGCACGGCCCTGATGATGGAGGGGCTACTTAGCGCTTGCTATCACGTCTGCCCCAACTATACCAATTTCCAGTTTG ACACGTCATTCATGTACATGATCGCGGGGCTCTGCATGCTGAAGCTGTACCAGAAGCGGCACCCAGACATCAACGCCAGTGCCTACAGTGCCTATGCCTGCTTGGCCAtcgtcattttcttctctgtgctggGCGTG GTCTTCGGCAAAGGGAACACAGCATTCTGGGTCATCTTCTCGGTCATTCACATCATTGCCACCCTGCTCCTCAGCACACAGCTCTATTACATGGGCCGCTGGAAGCTGG ACTCGGGGATCTGCCGTCGCATTCTCCACGTGCTCTACACGGACTGCATCCGGCAGTGCAGCGGGCCCCTCTACGTG GACCGCATGGTGCTGCTGGTTATGGGCAACATTATCAACTGGTCACT gGCTGCCTATGGGCTCATCATGCGTCCCAATGATTTTGCCTCCTACTTGTTGGCCATTGGCATCTGCAACCTGCTTCTTTACTTTGCCTTCTACATCATTATGAAG CTCCGGAGCGGGGAGAGGATCAAGCTCATTCCCCTGCTCTGTATCATCTGCACCTCGGTGGTCTGGGGCTTTGcactcttcttcttcttccaggGGCTCAGCACCTGGCAG AAAACCCCTGCAGAGTCACGGGAGCACAACCGGGACTGCATCCTCCTCGACTTCTTTGATGACCACGACATCTGGCACTTCCTCTCCTCCATCGCCATGTTTGGGTCATTCCTG GTGTTGCTGACACTGGACGACGACCTGGACACAGTGCAGCGGGACAAGATCTACGTCTTCTAG